One window of Paludibacter propionicigenes WB4 genomic DNA carries:
- a CDS encoding aminoacyl-histidine dipeptidase, with protein MKTLEPKALWNFFHEINQIPRPSKKEEHVIAYLKSFGENYNLTTKVDAAGNVLISKPATKGFEDRTAIILQAHMDMVCEKNSDIDFDFETDAIQAYVDGDWVKAKGTTLGADNGIGMSMMLSVLSDDSLLHPAIECLFTVDEETGLTGAFALEPNFLTGKILINLDSEDDGEIFVGCAGGIDTTAVLSYQADPTPENYFAFSVSIKGLKGGHSGDDIDKGLGNANKILNRFLWTLNGQMDLRLSNFDGGNLRNAIAREATATACVPFSEKERVRILFNHFTNDIENEKGSVEPKIRLELESETLPEKLIDKKTSDALLDALYACPHGVIAMSPDMPGLVETSTNLASVKMQDNQTILITTSQRSSVESSKYDIANQVKAVFSLSGATVTQGDGYPGWKPNLNSGILETAKNSYIKLFGQQPKIRAIHAGLECGLFLEKYPFLDMISIGPQMYGVHSPDERLSISSSQKCWEWLVDILAFERGH; from the coding sequence ATGAAAACCCTTGAGCCAAAAGCATTATGGAATTTTTTCCATGAAATAAACCAAATTCCTCGACCATCAAAAAAAGAAGAGCATGTAATTGCTTATCTAAAATCTTTTGGCGAAAACTACAATTTGACGACAAAAGTAGATGCGGCCGGCAATGTGCTGATATCAAAGCCTGCAACAAAAGGTTTTGAAGACAGAACGGCTATTATTCTGCAGGCTCACATGGATATGGTCTGCGAAAAAAACAGTGATATCGATTTTGATTTCGAGACTGATGCAATACAGGCTTATGTTGATGGTGATTGGGTAAAAGCTAAAGGAACAACCCTTGGTGCTGATAATGGTATTGGTATGTCGATGATGTTGTCAGTTTTATCTGACGATAGCTTGTTGCATCCAGCCATAGAGTGTTTATTTACGGTAGATGAAGAAACTGGTCTGACAGGCGCATTTGCTCTGGAACCAAATTTTCTGACAGGAAAGATCCTGATAAACCTTGACTCGGAAGATGATGGTGAAATATTTGTAGGATGCGCCGGAGGTATTGATACCACAGCAGTTCTTTCATACCAAGCCGATCCAACACCTGAGAATTATTTCGCTTTTTCTGTTTCAATCAAAGGACTAAAAGGTGGTCATTCCGGCGATGACATTGATAAAGGCTTAGGAAATGCCAATAAAATATTGAATCGTTTTCTGTGGACTCTTAATGGGCAAATGGATTTACGTCTTTCAAACTTTGATGGTGGAAATCTGCGTAATGCCATTGCAAGAGAAGCAACTGCTACTGCTTGTGTACCTTTTTCGGAAAAGGAGAGAGTGAGAATTCTTTTTAATCATTTCACAAACGATATTGAAAATGAAAAAGGGAGTGTAGAGCCTAAAATTCGATTGGAGTTAGAATCAGAAACACTTCCTGAAAAGCTTATCGACAAAAAAACATCCGACGCGTTGCTCGATGCGCTGTATGCTTGTCCGCATGGTGTTATTGCGATGAGTCCTGATATGCCGGGTTTGGTAGAAACTTCAACCAATCTGGCTTCGGTAAAGATGCAGGATAACCAAACAATCCTTATTACCACCAGCCAGCGTAGCTCGGTTGAGTCCTCTAAATATGATATTGCAAATCAGGTTAAAGCTGTGTTTTCTCTTTCAGGTGCAACTGTCACACAAGGTGATGGCTATCCGGGTTGGAAACCAAATCTTAACTCCGGTATTTTAGAAACGGCAAAGAACAGCTATATTAAACTTTTCGGCCAGCAACCTAAAATTCGTGCCATTCATGCAGGGTTGGAGTGCGGTCTTTTCCTCGAAAAATATCCTTTTCTGGATATGATATCCATTGGACCTCAAATGTATGGGGTGCACTCGCCTGATGAACGGTTAAGTATCTCTTCTTCCCAAAAATGCTGGGAATGGCTGGTTGATATATTGGCTTTCGAACGTGGGCATTAA
- the trmB gene encoding tRNA (guanosine(46)-N7)-methyltransferase TrmB yields MGKNKLAKFADMEEFPHVFQVSSHAIREGIEFDMKGKWNEMFFKNNHPIVLELGCGKGEYTVGLGKLYPEKNFVGVDIKGARLWTGAKESHEKGMTNVAFLRTNIEMIHHFFAENEVSEIWLTFPDPQMKKVTKRLTATNFIKSYQQFVKPDGIIHLKTDSNFMFTYTCEMVKANNFKVVFSNNDLYSSDLQDPILGIKTYYEQQWLERGLTIKYIQFLLEKKETLIEPDVEIEHDAYRSFGRSKRHNLDV; encoded by the coding sequence GTGGGTAAGAATAAATTGGCGAAATTTGCCGATATGGAAGAATTTCCGCACGTATTTCAGGTTTCATCACATGCTATACGCGAAGGAATTGAATTCGACATGAAAGGAAAATGGAATGAGATGTTTTTCAAAAACAATCATCCCATTGTTTTAGAATTAGGTTGTGGAAAAGGAGAATATACAGTAGGTCTGGGAAAACTGTATCCCGAAAAAAACTTTGTAGGTGTTGATATTAAGGGAGCTCGACTGTGGACCGGAGCTAAAGAATCACACGAAAAAGGGATGACGAATGTTGCCTTTTTACGAACCAATATTGAGATGATTCATCATTTTTTTGCAGAGAATGAAGTCAGTGAAATCTGGCTTACATTCCCTGATCCACAGATGAAAAAAGTCACAAAACGCCTCACAGCCACTAATTTTATCAAATCATACCAGCAATTTGTAAAGCCTGACGGAATTATTCATTTGAAAACCGATAGCAATTTTATGTTCACCTACACTTGTGAGATGGTGAAAGCTAATAATTTCAAGGTGGTTTTCTCTAATAATGATTTATACTCATCCGACTTACAAGACCCCATTTTAGGAATAAAAACCTACTACGAGCAACAATGGCTTGAACGTGGATTGACCATCAAGTACATCCAGTTTTTACTCGAAAAGAAAGAGACGTTAATAGAGCCTGATGTTGAAATTGAGCACGATGCTTATCGCAGTTTTGGCAGAAGTAAAAGACACAACCTGGACGTATAA
- a CDS encoding NigD-like protein: protein MRKLFIGISLLFLVMSCNDDSNSYENNHIGIATVENPTQSTAFDFRLDDRTFMHTNTAGLLNYKPKDGQRIIANYSFIEKVSPTSNSVNVVKLNDVYEILTKGIFKIKPAQQDSIGNDQIEIRNIWIGSDYLNVEFVYPGYNKTHYISLVSDSTKTYTDNKTHLEFRHNANGDYPSNSKWGMASFNLSSLKLNHAANDSVKLVIHTREYSSTISKTYELTYKFSAQSALMHDAKIPFPLKLDSKIH, encoded by the coding sequence ATGAGAAAGCTATTTATTGGTATTTCATTGTTGTTTCTTGTTATGTCGTGTAACGATGATTCAAATTCGTATGAAAACAATCACATTGGTATTGCCACAGTTGAAAACCCTACGCAGAGTACAGCGTTCGATTTTCGCTTGGATGACAGGACTTTCATGCATACAAATACTGCAGGACTATTAAACTATAAACCGAAGGATGGTCAGCGTATTATTGCAAATTACAGTTTTATTGAGAAGGTTTCGCCAACGAGTAATTCGGTTAATGTTGTAAAGCTAAATGATGTCTATGAAATCCTTACAAAAGGGATTTTTAAAATTAAACCGGCGCAACAGGACAGTATCGGCAATGATCAAATTGAAATTAGAAATATTTGGATTGGCAGTGATTATCTGAATGTTGAGTTTGTATATCCGGGTTATAACAAAACTCATTATATTAGTTTGGTTTCCGATAGCACCAAAACATATACAGATAACAAGACGCATCTGGAATTTCGCCATAATGCAAACGGCGATTATCCGTCAAATTCCAAATGGGGTATGGCATCATTTAATTTAAGTTCGCTTAAACTGAATCATGCTGCTAACGATTCGGTTAAGTTGGTTATTCATACCCGTGAATATTCATCAACGATTAGTAAAACGTATGAATTAACGTATAAATTCAGTGCGCAATCGGCATTAATGCATGATGCAAAGATTCCTTTTCCTTTGAAGTTAGATTCTAAGATTCACTAA
- a CDS encoding OmpA family protein, with protein MKRFQLFVILLVLTVKAYPENKHFSRWSLAPEVGINKFDGDAAQKLTSAFVTTSNNFSAGVNLECALTPIWGVSFDYLSLPFTGIYSSPQDTFNTKLNNISLSMTINFSRMLFPQNNSKLSVNGSVGLGFASYNFDVQPIPQANPVAPITPPNGNSGCIPVSFSLEYNVSKALGLGAKVRYITYTKDNLEGVRTYQGVTNDRIIMGSLFLRYKVNAIKKDHLRNIRMNEFSPDEGLALATLNSDRINKLDKELKKLDKKVDNQGRKIDSIARFLSNDGPDSDGDGVPDVRDNDPHTPPNTPVDFWGKPMKNIVINSNSSSVNNSKSNGNNGFDDTPTVYFDFDRIDLDNDALETISKIAFKMKADPSLYVEVRGYCDYLGKNPYNETLSKKRAERVKAELVKMWKIPSDHIIVNGKGKIIEPRVRYRPNRRCDFFFDKQ; from the coding sequence ATGAAAAGATTTCAATTATTTGTAATTCTACTTGTATTAACAGTTAAGGCATATCCGGAAAATAAACATTTTTCGCGATGGTCATTAGCACCTGAAGTCGGGATTAATAAATTTGATGGAGATGCCGCTCAAAAGTTAACCAGTGCATTTGTTACCACCAGTAACAACTTCTCGGCTGGTGTTAATTTAGAATGTGCTCTGACACCTATTTGGGGAGTCTCTTTTGATTATTTGTCACTTCCTTTTACAGGAATTTATTCCAGTCCGCAGGATACCTTCAATACTAAACTAAACAATATTTCCCTGAGCATGACGATAAACTTCTCGCGCATGCTTTTCCCACAAAATAACTCAAAACTATCAGTTAATGGATCGGTCGGATTGGGTTTTGCATCGTACAATTTCGATGTGCAGCCTATACCACAAGCAAACCCTGTCGCACCCATCACTCCTCCAAACGGCAATTCAGGCTGTATTCCTGTAAGCTTTTCGCTTGAATACAATGTTAGTAAGGCACTAGGACTTGGAGCAAAAGTAAGGTATATCACCTACACAAAAGATAATTTAGAAGGAGTAAGAACTTATCAGGGTGTAACCAATGATAGAATCATAATGGGAAGCCTCTTTCTTAGATATAAAGTAAATGCTATAAAAAAAGACCATCTACGAAATATCAGAATGAATGAATTTTCGCCTGATGAAGGACTGGCTTTAGCCACCCTGAACTCAGACAGAATAAACAAGTTAGATAAGGAACTGAAAAAGCTGGATAAGAAAGTTGATAATCAGGGAAGAAAGATTGACTCTATTGCCCGATTCCTATCCAATGATGGTCCTGACTCCGACGGCGATGGTGTACCCGATGTGAGAGATAACGACCCCCACACGCCTCCGAATACGCCTGTAGACTTCTGGGGTAAACCCATGAAAAACATTGTTATAAATAGTAATTCATCATCTGTCAACAACTCGAAATCCAATGGGAATAATGGCTTTGACGATACACCGACAGTATATTTTGACTTTGACAGAATTGATTTAGACAATGATGCGCTTGAAACTATCAGTAAAATAGCTTTCAAAATGAAAGCCGACCCAAGTCTGTATGTAGAAGTTCGTGGTTATTGCGATTATTTGGGAAAGAATCCGTATAACGAAACGCTGAGTAAAAAGCGAGCCGAAAGGGTAAAAGCCGAATTGGTAAAAATGTGGAAAATACCTTCCGATCATATTATTGTCAATGGAAAAGGGAAGATTATAGAGCCGCGTGT
- the holB gene encoding DNA polymerase III subunit delta': MLFSQIIGQQDIKKRLIRTVTEQRIPHAQLLRGPEGIGKLALAVAYAQYICCENRSATDSCGVCPACVKYKKLAHPDLHFVYPVIKPTGKNTVVCDDFIAEFREMILENSYFGLNDWYSKISGDAKQGLIYSNESEEIIRKLSLKTYESEYKIMIIWLPEKMHTTCANKLLKILEEPPEKTVFLMVTNTPDEIITTILSRTQHIHVPRLSENEIIQALLRNEELEIEQAEAEYAAHIANGSYLNALAVLSEGDENKVNFDRFVMIMRLAWQVGNKKDHASLKTLRKWSDDMAAASIGRERQKNFLSYAQRMIRENFIRNMQQPDLNYLTSGEADFSQRFSPFINERNVEELMNEFALAERQIEQNVNAKMIFFDLTLKVIMLLKK; this comes from the coding sequence ATGCTTTTCTCTCAAATAATTGGTCAACAAGACATTAAAAAACGTTTAATACGCACGGTAACTGAACAGAGGATACCTCATGCTCAGCTCTTGCGTGGACCGGAGGGAATAGGGAAACTGGCATTGGCAGTAGCCTACGCGCAATACATCTGTTGTGAGAATCGTTCGGCAACTGACTCGTGTGGTGTTTGTCCGGCATGTGTGAAATACAAAAAATTAGCGCATCCCGATTTACACTTCGTTTACCCGGTAATAAAACCTACAGGTAAAAACACGGTTGTTTGTGATGATTTTATAGCTGAGTTCAGAGAGATGATACTCGAAAATTCTTATTTCGGACTGAATGACTGGTATTCGAAAATTTCGGGAGACGCCAAACAAGGATTAATCTACTCTAATGAAAGTGAAGAGATTATACGAAAGCTAAGTCTCAAGACTTACGAGTCGGAGTACAAGATCATGATTATCTGGCTTCCTGAAAAGATGCATACCACCTGTGCCAACAAACTGTTGAAGATACTGGAAGAGCCACCTGAAAAAACTGTTTTTCTGATGGTTACGAATACACCTGATGAAATTATCACTACCATACTTTCGCGAACTCAACACATACACGTTCCGAGGTTAAGTGAGAATGAAATCATTCAGGCACTTCTGCGAAATGAAGAACTGGAAATAGAGCAGGCAGAAGCAGAATATGCTGCTCACATTGCTAACGGAAGCTACCTGAACGCATTAGCCGTATTGAGTGAAGGCGATGAAAACAAAGTAAACTTTGATCGCTTCGTTATGATAATGCGACTTGCATGGCAGGTTGGCAACAAAAAAGATCATGCGTCGCTCAAGACACTGCGCAAATGGTCAGATGATATGGCCGCTGCATCCATTGGACGCGAGCGTCAAAAGAATTTTCTCAGTTACGCGCAACGCATGATTCGCGAGAACTTTATCCGAAACATGCAGCAACCGGATTTAAATTACCTGACTTCCGGCGAAGCTGATTTTTCTCAACGCTTTTCGCCGTTTATCAACGAGAGAAATGTGGAAGAATTAATGAACGAATTTGCATTGGCAGAAAGACAAATAGAACAAAACGTAAACGCAAAAATGATTTTCTTTGATTTGACACTGAAAGTCATTATGCTGCTTAAAAAATAA
- a CDS encoding gliding motility lipoprotein GldH has product MKNRFLLAIFVSLTFAACKNNDVFFQYKAVNAKGWNKDSLYTFDIQITDTTSTYNVYVNVRNRGEYPYQNLWLFLDKTSPDKVEMKDSIECYLADQRGKWLGSGIGSVMEMPILYQENVRFTKSGIYRYKIVHGMRDTTLTGINDIGMRIEKIVK; this is encoded by the coding sequence ATGAAAAATAGGTTTTTATTAGCGATTTTCGTGTCGCTTACTTTTGCAGCTTGTAAAAACAACGATGTTTTTTTTCAGTACAAAGCAGTCAATGCCAAAGGCTGGAACAAAGACAGTTTATACACCTTCGACATTCAGATTACTGACACCACATCTACATACAATGTCTATGTGAACGTCAGAAACAGAGGAGAATATCCGTATCAAAACCTATGGTTGTTTTTAGACAAAACCAGTCCGGACAAAGTAGAGATGAAAGATTCAATAGAATGCTATTTGGCGGACCAAAGAGGAAAATGGCTTGGTTCGGGTATCGGTTCTGTAATGGAAATGCCGATATTATACCAAGAAAATGTCCGATTTACTAAATCAGGAATCTACCGATATAAAATTGTGCACGGAATGCGTGATACCACATTGACAGGCATAAACGATATTGGTATGCGAATAGAGAAAATTGTAAAATAA
- a CDS encoding Mrp/NBP35 family ATP-binding protein has product MTLHPQLIFDALVHVRYPGTGKDIVSSGMVQDNIQIQGNKVTFSIFFEKPNDPFAKSVVKAAEQAILTYISEDIDIKGNIEIITKEVPKPKPTSILPNVKNIIAVSSGKGGVGKSTISCNLAISLAALGYKVGLLDADIHGPSIPKMFGVESAHPEVVETEGRHIITPIEKYGVKILSIGFFVDPAQALVWRGAVSSNALKQLITDADWGELDFFVMDLPPGTGDIHLTLVQTMGISGAIVVTTPQEVALADARKGVNMFTGEKVNVPVLGIVENMAWFTPAELPENKYYIFGKEGGKRLAEELNVPLLGQIPLVQSIREGGDSGRPISVDENSILSLSFRALAQNVVERVDYRNKNMEATKKVEMSQ; this is encoded by the coding sequence ATGACATTACACCCTCAGTTAATATTTGATGCTTTAGTACACGTCCGTTATCCCGGAACCGGAAAAGATATTGTTTCTTCAGGCATGGTTCAGGACAACATCCAGATACAAGGAAACAAAGTAACATTTTCAATCTTTTTCGAGAAGCCGAATGACCCATTTGCTAAATCGGTCGTGAAGGCTGCTGAACAGGCGATTCTCACGTACATTAGCGAAGACATTGACATAAAAGGCAATATAGAAATTATCACAAAAGAAGTTCCAAAACCAAAGCCGACTTCAATTCTGCCCAATGTAAAGAACATTATTGCAGTTTCATCCGGAAAAGGAGGTGTTGGAAAATCGACCATTTCATGTAATCTTGCTATCTCTCTGGCAGCTTTGGGCTATAAAGTTGGATTGCTTGACGCAGACATACACGGACCATCGATTCCCAAGATGTTTGGAGTAGAATCGGCGCATCCTGAGGTAGTTGAAACAGAAGGTCGACATATAATTACACCCATAGAAAAATACGGAGTGAAAATTCTGTCCATAGGCTTTTTTGTGGATCCGGCTCAGGCGTTAGTTTGGCGTGGTGCAGTTTCGAGTAATGCGCTTAAACAACTTATCACTGATGCAGACTGGGGCGAACTGGATTTCTTCGTAATGGATCTACCTCCGGGCACAGGCGATATTCACCTGACATTGGTACAAACCATGGGAATTTCGGGTGCGATAGTTGTAACCACTCCACAAGAAGTAGCGCTGGCTGATGCCCGAAAAGGTGTCAACATGTTTACCGGCGAAAAGGTAAATGTACCAGTTCTTGGAATTGTAGAAAATATGGCTTGGTTTACGCCTGCTGAATTACCTGAGAATAAATACTATATTTTTGGTAAAGAAGGAGGAAAAAGACTTGCCGAAGAATTGAATGTTCCGCTTCTCGGACAAATTCCATTGGTGCAAAGCATACGTGAAGGAGGTGATTCCGGACGACCTATTTCGGTTGATGAAAACTCAATATTATCTTTATCATTTAGAGCTCTTGCCCAAAATGTGGTAGAAAGAGTTGATTACCGTAACAAGAATATGGAAGCTACCAAGAAGGTAGAAATGTCACAGTAA
- a CDS encoding TetR/AcrR family transcriptional regulator, translated as MNDTREYIIEKAFSLFLKDSYVAVSISDISNAIGLTKGALYHHFKNKEELFKAVIDKYFVVNEIVLNEEVDTFLEFSEACIRNAKETLHNIFSHGEEFEVINYMSLIADSFRHYPGFADQKMQFIQNETDKIKLILVKSIERGEIRSDIDTTLIAQSYFSNMLGLAAPIIKNQSIDEAILNLRAQLDQMYMLLKKR; from the coding sequence ATGAATGACACAAGAGAATATATAATAGAAAAGGCATTTAGCTTGTTTTTAAAAGACAGCTACGTGGCGGTATCCATCAGCGATATAAGTAATGCTATCGGCCTCACAAAAGGAGCCTTGTATCATCACTTTAAAAATAAAGAGGAATTATTTAAAGCCGTCATCGACAAATATTTTGTTGTCAATGAAATAGTGCTAAATGAAGAGGTGGACACTTTTCTTGAATTTAGTGAGGCTTGTATTCGTAATGCCAAAGAGACACTACACAATATATTCTCGCATGGAGAAGAATTTGAAGTTATAAACTATATGTCGCTGATTGCAGATAGTTTTAGACACTATCCGGGCTTTGCAGATCAGAAAATGCAATTTATCCAGAATGAAACAGATAAGATTAAACTTATTTTGGTCAAATCGATTGAAAGGGGCGAAATTCGCTCGGATATAGACACTACATTAATTGCTCAAAGCTATTTTTCAAATATGCTGGGACTTGCAGCGCCAATAATCAAAAATCAATCAATCGATGAAGCTATTCTAAATCTTAGAGCTCAACTTGACCAAATGTATATGTT